ACGTGCGGCTCGCGGAGATCGGCCTGAATCGGATGCGCCCGTGGGCGGAGGACCTCGAGGAGTTCATTGAACGCCACCGCGCCGATCTCCTTCGGGAAGCACGGGGAGAGGCCGCGTGACGACCCTGCTGGTCACCGGCGGCGCCGGATTTATCGGCTCAGATTTCGTCCACTACCTGCTGGAGGAGTCCGGCTTCCCGGGTCGGGTGGTCGTGTTCGACGCGTTCGCGCCGGGCGCGCACGCCGGCAGCCTCGCTGGCCTGAAGGCACAATGGGGCGGCCGTTTCGAACTGGTGAACGCGGACCTCCGCGACCGCGCCGCCGTAGAATGGGCGCTGGACAAGTTCGAGGTGGAGATCATCTGCCATTTCGCCGCGGAATCACACGTGGACCGTTCGATCGCAGAGCCGAAGGACTTCATCACCACGAACATTCTCGGCACGTTCCACCTCCTTGAGGCGAGCCGTGCCCGTCTCGGGCGAATTCGGCGTTTTCATCACGTCAGCACCGACGAAGTGTTCGGGGAACTCGGCCCGGAGGGTGCGTTTTCGGAAGCAACGCCCTATCGACCCAGCAGCCCCTACTCCGCCTCGAAGGCGGCTGCCGACCACCTCGTGCGTGCATGGCATCGCACATATGGACTTCCGATCACAATCTCCAATTGCTCAAACAACTACGGGCCGCGCCAGTTTCCAGAAAAACTGATCCCGCTGATGATCCTGAACGCTCTCGAGGGCCGTCCACTCCCAGTGTATGGCGACGGCCAGAACGTCCGCGACTGGCTGTTCGTGCGCGACCACTGCCGTGCGATCCACGCGATTCTGGAACGCGGCGCTGAGGGGGAGACCTACTGCATTGGCGGCCGCTGCGAGATGACCAACCTCGAGGTGGTCGGGCGGATCTGTGAGCTGCTCGACCGGCTGGCGCCACCCCTGCCGGGGGGACGCCCGCGGCGGTCGCTGATCACGTTCGTTCCCGATCGGCCGGGCCATGACCGCCGCTACGCGATGGACTGCTCCAAGATCGAAGCGGAGCTCGGCTGGCGCGCGCAAACCCCCTTCTCCGCGGGGCTCGAACAGACGGTGCGCTGGTACCTCGAGCATCCCGAGTGGATCGCCGCGATTCGCGCTGGTCGCCACCGTGATCCGCCGCCCGAGGCGCTGCGCCCCCCGGCGGCCTGACGTCGCGCGCGAAGCGCAAAAGGTAACGCGTCGACCGCATCCCCTCGGTCCGACGATCGCCGTCGTCGGGAGCCGGCAACCACCGCGGCAATGATCCGCCTGGACTGCCGCGCACTACCCAGCGCCCGAGGGAGGTGACCCCTGCGAGGGCTGCCGCTCGCTGCTCGAGTAGGGGACCCGCCGGCTCCCTGCCTGCCCATTCGATGCACAGAAGCCGGTGTGTTCGAAGTGCTCTGTCCACTGTTCCGCGCGCCACCGTGAGGCGGTACTCCGGTCCGCGGATGCTGAACGGGCAGCCGTGGTTGGCGCCGATCACCTGTGGGGGCGGCGTCGGTCGCCGGCCGACGCGTCGCGGCTCTCCCCCACGGATGCTACACTGCACGCCGTCCGCATGAACACATGTCCGCGGACGAAGGACCGCCCGATGAGCACTTCCGACCCGTCTGACCGCGGCGTTGAAACTTCCGGCCGGCCATGGTTCGGCGTGGTGCTGCTCGGCATGTTCGCCTTGCTGGCCGCGATCGCGCTCTCGCCGGTGCTGCTGCGTCCGGACCGAGTGCTCGACTTCAACGACGGCAACATCGAGTCGGCGCTGAGTCCGGCCTATGCGCTGCCGGGTGCGCTGCTGCGGGTGTGGGACAACCAGTTCTTTTTCGGCCAGGGCGGCAAGCAGTTTGCGCTCTGCTCCGCCAGCCTCGGCGAGTGGCTGTTCGGCCCGCACCATTACCGACGCGAGGCGGTGCTGCTGATGCTCACGCTGGTGGCCGGCGCGGTGTACTGGACGCTGCGCCAGTTCGGGATTCGCCGCGCCGCCGCCGCGGTCACTGCCGGCGCGGTGATGTTGAGTGGCGCGGTGTTTAGCTTTGCGGTGCTGGGATTGACGGTCCGGGGGGGCGCGCTGGGCTTCGCGACGCTGGCGCTGGGATTCCTCGAACGTGGTCGCCGGCGGCGCGGATGGCTGTCGTACGCGCTCGGCGGGGGGTGCCTCGGACTGGCGATCGCGGAGACGCCGGACATCGGCGTTTTCTTTGCACTGGCGCTCGCCGCCGCGTTCCTGTGGCTGCACTGGCCGGCGACGCCGACCCTGCTGCGGGCGTGGGGGCCGCTGGCTGGACGGTTTGCAGTAGTTGTCGCCTCGAGTGCGGCGCTCGCATTGCAGACGCTGAGTGTGATGTTCGCAACGCAGATTGAGGGTGTGCAGCAGGGCGCGGCAGAATCGCCCGCGGCGCGTTATGACTGGGCGACACAGTGGAGCCTGCCGCCGAACGAAACGTGGGACCTTGTCGCGGGCACCTTTTACGGCGCGAGCGTGCGCTCCAGCGCAGCGCCGTACCGTGGGCGGATCGGCCGCACGCCCGGTTGGTCGCCCGATCAGCCGAATCGCGGCTTCCGCAACTTTGCGATGACCGGCTACCACCTGGGGGTGGTGCCGGCAGTGCTGCTGCTGGCCGGCTGGCTGGCGATCGGCGCGTTGGAACCCGCGCGCCGTCGTCTCGCTGTGCTCTCGCTCGGCGGCGCGATCGGCTGCCTTGTGCTGGCCTGGGGGCGGTACACGCCGGTGTACCGGCTGGTGTTCTCGCTGCCGTACCTCGACACCATCCGCAACCCGGAGAAATGGATGATGCCGTTCATGCTGTTTGCCGCGCTCGGTCTCGGCGTTGCGCTGGACGCGCTCCTGCAGGCGCTCCGCGCGGAACCCGCCGGCCGCACGAACGCGACGGCATGGCAGCGCGCACTGGCCCGCGCCGCCGGCACGATCACCGGACTGGCGCTGGTGTTGCTCGCCGGCACCCTCATCGGCCAGGACGCCTTCCGCAACCAGATGGCGCTCGAGGGCTACACACCGGAGCAGATCCGGGCTGCGTGGTCCACCGCCGTGGGCTCGTCGATCCGCGTGCTGCTGGTCGCCTCGCTGCTCAGCGTCGCGGCCCGACTCTGGCGACGTCACGGCGCGGGCGCCCGCCGTGCCGCGCCCGCGGTGCTTGCCACACTGGCGGTGGTTGGTACGGCGGATCTGCTCACCGTGAACCGCTATTTCGTCGCAGGCCGCCCGTGGCGGCACCTGCTGGAGCCCAACCCGCTCACCGACTTCGTTCGCCAGCAGCACAACACTGGCCGGTTCAAGCTTCTGCCGGAGAGCCATCCGGCGCTCAACCACCTGCGCATGACCTACTTGCAGGCGGCCGGCTGCGACCTGTTCGACCCAGTCAGTGTCTCCCGCATGCCCACCGACTACGCCGCGCTCTTCAGCGCGCTGCAGGCACAGCCACTGCGGCTGTGGACCCTGGGGGCGATTCGCTACGTGGTCACGCTTCCAGGCGGAACACAGCAGCTCAATCAGCTCGACGGCGACCGCGGACGTTTTCGCGAGATCTGGAGCTGCGGCATGGTGTCGACGCCAGAAGGAGCGCTTCGCCTTGTCACCGGGCTGCCGGTGGAGCAACAGGTCCTTCGCATCGCCGAGTTCGGCGGCGCGCGGCCGAAATGGTTTTTCCCAGTGCGCGTGCATGCGCTGGAGAACGGCGCGGATGCGGAGCGCCGAGCGCTCGCTGTGCTGAGATCCAACGAGTTTGATCCGCTCACCGAATCCGTACTGATCACGTCCGGTTCACCGCCCTCGATCGAAGGCACCGCCCGCGTCGTTCGAGTGCTTCGCGACGAGCCGGCGGCAGCGGAGATCGAGGTCGAGTGCGCCGCCGATACGCTGCTGGTTCGGGCGACCCGGTACGACCCGGACTGGCGCGTGAGCGTGGATGGAGCTGCCACCCCGCTGCTGCGGGTGGATTATCTGCTGCAGGGCGTGCGGATTCCCGCCGGCCGCCATCGGATCGTGTGGGAGTACCGCCCCGACCCCACGCCGCTGCATCTGGCGGTCGCCGGCCGAATGGCCTGGCTGCTAGGCTGGGTGATCTGGCTGGTGCAGGAGCGTCGGCGGCACATTCTGTCCGCCTAGACACCCGGATAGATGGTCGTACGACGAGCGCGCCGACCGGGCGGGACGGCAAAGGCACGAGCCGTCCGATCGCCGAGAGCCACCTGCCTCTGCACCACGTTGCTTCGCTCCCCTGCGCTGCGCATACTGAGCACAGGTCAGCTCCGATGCGGATGACCGGCCAAGTTCCCGCTCACGTCTCCCGCGGACCCGCACGCCGGTGGTCCGCGGTGTGGGTGCTGGTCAGCGCAGCGCTGCCCGCGGCGGGCGCATCCGGCGTCGCTCCGCTCACGCTGGATGAGGCGATTGCGACCGCGCTTGCGCATAACCGCACGCTCGCCGTCGGCCAGCTGCAGGTGATGCGCCGCGCGCTCGACGTGGAAGCTGCGCAGCGACAGTTCGATCCGACCGCCTCCCCGATGGCTCAGGGCCTGGGGCTGGGTTCGGACCGACAGTGGACGCTCGGGTTCCAGATCGTTCAGCCCACCCGGGTCGGTACGCGTCTGAACGCATCCGCAGCCGTCATCGAGCGCGAGGGAACGGGCGCCAGCGAGCGCACCGTCTCGATCGGTGTCGAACAACCGCTCTTCCGCCGATTCGGTCGGGAGGTGCACGAGGCGGCGCTGGCGGAGGGCCGTGAACAGTACGCGGCGGAGCGACGGCACTGGGAACAGCAGCGCGCAGATCTGGTGCTCCGACTGATCGAATGCATCGAGGTGCTCGTGCGGCTGGAGGCACAGATCGGTCTCGAGCGCGAACGTGCCGAGCGGTTGAGCGACCTGGTGCGGCTGGTCCGACTGCGCGAACGGCAGGGACGCTCGACGCTGGCGGACGTGATCCGGATGGAACAGTCGCTCGAGGAGGCCCGGGCGCGCATCGCCGAACTTGACGAGCGGCGGGAGGCGCGGCGCCGAGAGCTTTCCGATCTGCTCGGCGTACCGCTGTCCCCAGACCGGCCGTTGGAGCCGCCGCCGAGACTGGACGCACCCCTTCCGACGCCGGAGCTTGCCGTCGCGATCGCGATCTCCAACCGTCTTGACCTCGCCCAAGCCGAGGCCGACGCCGATGCCGCACGCCGTCGCGGCCGGCTCGCGCAGCGCCGGGTTTGGCCCGATGTTTCGCTGAGCGTTTCGCTGCGCCGCACGCTTTACGAGCTGGACGCGGGCGCGATCGGCGAGGACGAACGAACCGACTGGTTCGCCGGTTTTGCGGTGGACGGTTTTCCCTGGCGCGCCGCGGATCGTATCGCGCGCCGTCAGGCCGTGCTGGATGAGATCGCCGCGGACGAGGCGGTGGCAATGCGTCGCGATGCGATTGCGAGGCAGGTGCTGGACGCGCTCGCCTTCTGCCGACGCGCGGAGACGGAGGCGGCGATCGCCGCACGCAGTCGGGAACTGGCCGAGGCCCAGTTGAGGCTTGTGCGCCGGCTTTACGAACTTGGTCGGGGTGATGCGTTCGCACTGTCGGACGGCGAAACGCGCTATGCGGCCGCCACGCAGCGAGCGGTGGAAACGGCGTCCACCGCCCGACTGGCGGCCTACGCGCTGCGCCACACGCTGGGGACGCTCGTCGAGCACCCCGCCGAACTGAAACCGGAGCGCCGCTGAGCGATGGTGCGTCGCGTCATCTTTGGGGTGCTCGCGGCGGTGGCGGCCGTCAGCGGGCTGCGCCTGTGGTTGCGCCTGCCTGGCGCGGGCGCCTCCCGGCCGGCGCCCCTGGCGGACACCGCGACCGTCGCAGAGGAAAGGTTCGAACTCTGGGTGCCGTTGGAGGGGCGGCTGGCCGCCCGGCGCGTGGTTTCCATCGCATCACGTCTGCCCGGAGGTGCGACGATCGTCGAGCTGGTGCCGGACGGTGCGCGCGTGCGCGCCGGTGACCTGCTCGTAAAGTTCGACAGTTTTTCGGTCGAGGCCGACCTCGCACGGGCGGAGCGGGAATGTGCGGCCGCGGAGCGGGAACTGCGATTGTTGGAAACCGTCACGTTGCCGGCGGAGCTGCGCGAGACGGAGCTAGCGGTGGAACAGCTACGCGATGAGCTGGCGACGGCGACCCGCAACCGCGACGACACCGCCGAACTGGCGCGCGAACAGCTGGCGTCGGCCGGCGAGGTGGAGCGGGAAAACCGGCGGGTGGAGGCGCTTCGCCGTCAGCTTGTCCACGCGGAGTGGAAGCTGGCGCTGGCGCGCGACCACTCGCACCCACTGCGGCTGGCCGACGCACGCGACAAGCTCCGCGCACTGGAGTCCGAGCGAAACCGGCTTCGCGATCAGCTCGCGATGTGTACCGTCACCGCACCCTGCGACGGCGAGGTCGTTCACCTGCCGGTCACCGTCGGCACGGAGCTGCGCACCGTTCGCGTGGGCGACACCGTCTACCGCAACCAAGAATTTCTGTGCATCCCGGATCCCGCCGAATGGGTGGTGCGCTGCGAGGTGGCCGAGCCGGATCTTCCACGCGTGCGGCCGGGGCGCGCTGTGCGCGCAACGTTTCCCGCGTGGCCGGAGTTGACGCTGACCGGCGAGGTCGAGTCGGTGTCGGCGATGGCGCAGCCCGCGGCGGGCGCCGCGGGCCGCCGCGTGTTCCCGGCGATCATCCGGCTCGACGGCGGCCGGCCGGAGCTTCGCAGCGGGCTGAGCGTGCGCGTTGCAGTGCTGGCGGAGCTGCGCGAATGCGCCCGGGTCATCCCGCGCGCAGCGGTCCGCTGGGAACGCGGACAGCCCTACTGCCGGCTGGTCACCACGGGAGGGACGCGGCGGCAGCCGATCGTGCTGGGGCCGGCCGATGATGAACGCGCGGTGGTGCTGGACGGGCTCTCGCCGGGGGACCGCATCCTGTGGTGAGCGCCGCGGTGCTTCGCTGTGCGGGCGTCGCGAAATCGTTCGGTGCGGGCGAGCATCGCGTCACGGTGCTGCACGATCTCTCGTTTGAGGTGCACCGCGGCGAGATGGTCGCGATCGCGGGCCCGTCGGGCGCGGGTAAGACCACGCTGTTGCATCTGGCCGCGCTGCTCGACGTACCGGACCGTGGCGACATCGAGATTGAGGGGCGTCCCACGCGCCACTGCGCCGAGCGGGAGCGGGCAGCGCTGCGCGCCGGCCGCATCGGGATCATCTTTCAGCGATTTCATCTGCTCCCGCACCGCAGCGCCCTCGAGAACGTCGTGTTCCGATTCCGTTACACCGCGACGCCCTTGAGCGAGGCGCGCCGCCGGGCCGCCGAGCTGCTCGAACGCATCGGCCTAGCGCCGTCGGCGCGGACGCCCGCCCGGCTGCTGTCCGGAGGAGAAATGCAGCGCGTCGCGATCGCGCGCGCGCTGGTGCTGCGGCCCGCACTGCTGCTGGCCGACGAGCCGACCGGTAACCTCGACCCCGGCGCGGCCGCCCGCGTGATCGCGCTGCTGGACGAAGCGCGGCGCGACGGCGCCGCCGTGCTGCTGGCGACCCACAATCCCGGCTGGTTACCTCGTTGCGACCGCGTGATTCGGTTGCCGGAGAGCGCCGCACCGGACCGCGCACCGACATGAGCGCACTTGTTCGTTACCTCGTTGATCTCTTCGACGGGCTTCGAAGCCGGCCCGCGCGCGCGCTCGGCGAGGTTGTCGGGTTGGCCGTCGGCTGGATGTCGGTGACGGTGAGCCTTTCGATCGGCATGGAGCTGCGCACGCTGACCCGGCGGCTGGAACATGAATTTGGACTCGACGTTGCGGCGCTGCTGCTGGGTGGGGGCGCACAGGCGGATCGAGCCCTGCTGGAACAGTTTCGTGCCGCCTGTCGCGACGCGGTGTGGGCTGGCCTGGCGGTGCGGCCGGCCGAGGTGGACAGCAGCGCGTCCCCGGGCGCGCCGGCGATTGTGCTGGCGGACGAGGAGTTCTTCCGTCTCGGCGCCTGCGTGATGCGCGAGGGCCGCGCGTTCGACGCGGCGGATCTGGCGGCGCGGCAGCCCGTTGCGGTGCTGACCGAAGGGGCGAGCGCGGCGCTGGGGTGGCGTGTGCGCGAGGGCCGTCCGCTCCGAGACGGTCGCCTGTGGACCGCAGCGGGCATTGTGGCGGCGGATACGGGCCCGGCGGCGGCGGTCCTCCCGCCCGCGGCGGTGCTGCTGCCGTGGACGTCGTGGGCGGAGCCGGAGGAGGCGCAGCGGGTGGACCGGGTCGTGGTGCGCGCGCCCGATGCCGGACGGCTGGCTTGCGCCATCGCGCGGGCCACCCAGCTGCTCGACGAGCCCGATCGCGCCGGCTGGCCGCGCCTTTGGATCACCGCGGATCTCTTGCGGGAACGGGTCGCCCGCTGGCAGCGCGCCGCCGCGCTCGCCAGCGCCGCGCTGGGAGCATTGGCGCTGTTGTTGGGTGCGATCGCCATGGCCGGGCGGCTGGGCAGCGAGGTGCGGCATCGCACGCCGGAGATCGGAGTCCGGCGCGCGATCGGCGCCATGCCCGCTCACATCGCGGCGCTATTCATCGGGGAGGCGGTCGCACTGAACCTGCTCGCGGCGGTGGTCGGTGGGCTGCTTGCGATGGGGATCGCGGCGGCGGCCGGCGCGGCCGGCATCCGGTTGCCGCCCCCCGGCGCGGCCGCGATCGCGCTGGTCGGCGGCCTCAGCCTGCCGACCGCCGCGGTCGTGGCCTGGCTGCCGGCGCGGCGAGCCGCCCGCATCCCGCCTGCGGAAGCTCTCCGCGAGGAATAGCGCCGTGGGTTCGATGGTTCGGTCCGGCGCCAAGCGGCTTGACGCTCTGCGCCCCATCGCCCAAAGTCAGGTTCAACACCGGGCAACCGGAACCAGCGATCATGCTCAGTCGAATTTTAGGTTTGTTCTCATCGGATATCGGCATTGATTTGGGCACGGCCAACACCCTGGTCTTCGTGAAGGATCGGGGCATCGTGCTGCGGGAGCCCTCGGTGGTGGCCATCCAGGCGGGGACCAACCGGGTGTTGGCAGTGGGTGACGAAGCCAAGCGCATGTTGGGCCGCACGCCCGGCAGCATCGTCGCGATCCGGCCGTTGAAGGCGGGGGTGATCGCCGATTTTGAGATCACCGAGGCGATGCTCCGGTATTTCATCCGGAAGGTTCACGGGCGCCGCAAATGGGTGCGCCCGCGGGTGATCGTCGCGGTTCCTAGCGGAATTACGGAGGTGGAGAAGCGCGCCGTGAAAGACTCGGCCACCCATGCCGGCGCGCGCGAAGTCTACCTGATTGAAGAGCCGATGGCGGCGGCGATCGGAGTGGGGCTCCCGGTGCAGGAGCCCGCCGGGAACATGATCGTGGATATCGGCGGCGGCACGACTGAGGTCGCGCTGATCTCGCTGGCTGGGATCGTGTTCAGTCGCAGCGTCCGAGTCGGCGGAGACGAAATGGACGAGGCGATCGTCCAGTACATGAAGCGGGTCTACAACCTGATGATCGGCGAGCGCACCGCGGAGGAAATCAAGATCCGGATCGGCTCCGCCTACGCGCTGGAAGAGGAAATGACCATGGAGGTGAAGGGCCGCGACCTGATCGCGGGCCTCCCGAAGACGCTCACGATCACCTCGCAGGAAATCCGCGAGGCGCTGCAGGAACCGGTGACCACCATCGTGGAGGCGGTGCGCACCGCGCTGGAACGCTGCCCGCCCGAGCTGGCCGCGGACCTGGTGGATCGTGGCATCGTGCTGGCTGGTGGTGGGTCGCTGTTGCGCGGCATTGACAAGCTCATCGCCGAGCAAACCGGCCTGCCGGTTCACCGCGCGGACGATCCGATGAGCGCGGTCGCCGAGGGGACCGGTGTGGTACTGAACGAGCTGAACATCCTGCGCAAGGTCGCCCGCTCCGAGGCTGTCTGAGCCCGCCTCCTCTCCGCCGCCCGGCCGCCCGCACCGCCGCGCTGAAAAGCGGTGATGCTCCGCGGTACGAGGCGACATGGTGCGACGTGGCGGATTTCTGATTTGGATTGTGCTGCTGGCGGCGCTGCTGGCGATCGTGAACCTTCCGATGCCGGCCGCCCGCGCGGTGAAGGCGGGCGTCCGCGAGTTCCTTGCGCCGCTCCACGCGCTGATCGCCCGCACGTCGGTGCACCTGCGGGAATCGCTGAGCGCAATCCGCGGCATCGGCGGCCTTGCGGCGGAAAACCGGGCGCTGCAGGAGGAGATGCTGCGGCTGCGCCTCGAGATGCGCGCGCTGCAGGCGGCCGCCGCCGAGAACGCGGAGCTGCGCGAACTGGTGGGGTTCCGCCAGCGCGCCGGTCACCGCCTCGTCGCCGCGGAAGTGATCGCGCGGGAAAGCAGCGGCTGGTGGCAGTCGTTACGGCTCGATCGCGGCCGTCGCGACGGTCTGCGGCCGGATCTGCCGGTCGTCACGCCAGATGGCATCGTCGGCCGAATCCTGGATGTTTCCGACCACACCGCAGACGTGCTGCTGATCAGCGACCCGAGTTGCCGCGTTTCGGTGCGACTGCCGCGCACCGATTCCCACGGCGTTCTGCGCGGCACCGGCATGCGATGGGACGGCCAGATCGTCTGCCGCGTGGACTTCCTTCATCCCCGCCACACGATCCGCCCGGGCGACGAGGTGGTGACGTCCGGTCTGGGCGGCGTATTTCCTCCGAACCTGCCCGTGGGCACGGTGCTGTCCGCTCAGCGGGACGCCTCCGGCCTCTATCGCCAAGCGGAGGTGCTGCCCCGCGCGGACCTCGGGCGAATCCGGCGCGCATTCGTCCTGACCGACGGTTCCTCACCGCCGGCGAAGGAGGGACGACACCCGTGAGCACGGCCGGCGCCTTGCTCTTGCTGTTTGCGGGCGGTGTGCTGCAGGCGGTGATGCCCGCGCCGGCGATGGCCGGCCAAACGCCCATCCCGCTGCTCGTCGCGCTCGTCGTGCACTACGCGCTCACTCGACGCCGACCGTTCGCCTTGGCGGTCGCGGTCGCCGCCGGGCTGGTGCAGGACGCGCTCGGCCTCGTCCCGCTGGGCGTCTCCTCCGCCGCCTTCGCGGTGGTCGCGTTGCTGGCCGGACGCTACCGGGAAGAGGTGTTCGAGTTTCGCACCGCCACGCACGTCGCGATCGGCGCAATTGCAGCCCCCGCGGCGACGCTGCTGACTGCACTGCTGCTCGCCGCGCTGGGCCAGCTTTCCGTCGGGAGCCTCCAAGTGCTGTTGAAACTGGCCGGTGCGGCAGTGCTTGGCGCGTTCGTCACGCCGGTCGTCGCGGAATCGGCCGCGCGGTTCGAGCGTCACATCGGCGCATCACCGGAGGGTCGGCGATGACGCGTGCGCGGCGGCCGCTGGACTGGGAACTGGCGCGGATCCGCGCACTGCTGGTGCTCGCGCTGTTGGCACTCGGCACGATCGAGGTCGCGCTGTGGCGGCTGCAGGTCAGCCGCGGCCAGAACTATCGGCGCGACCTCGCCCGACAGAGCGTGCGACGAGTCCGCGTCCCCGGCCCCCGCGGCTGCATCTACGACCGTCACGGCCGACTGCTCGCCGACAACCGACCCTCCTATGGGTTGGTCTTGTACCTGGAGGAGCTGCGCCCCCGCCGACGCGGTGAGCCGCTCATTCCGCGGATCCTCGGAACACTGGACGAGGTCGCCGCGGTGATCGGCCTGCCGCCCCAGGTGGACACGAACGATCTGCGCGCCCACATCCGGCGCCGCCTCCCGCTGCCACTGCCGGCCTGGCGCGATTTACCCGAGGCCGCGATCGCGCGCTGGGCGGAGATGGGTGGCCGGATCGGCGGTGCGGACTTGAGTGTCGAGCCTGTCCGCGTCTACCCCGCCGGCACCAACGCCTGCCACGTGATCGGCTACGTCAGCCGCGCCGACCTCAGCACGCTTGAGGAAGAGCCGTACCACTACCACCTTTCTGACATGGCGGGTGCCGCCGGTATCGAAAAGGTATACGACTCGTTGCTGCGCGGCCGCGCAGGCGTTCGACTGGTCCGGGTGGACGCGGCCGGCTACCGCTATCAGGATCTCGGCGGCACCGAACCGGTGCCCGGCGCTGACCTCCGGCTGACGCTCGACCTCGATCTGCAAGCGGCCGCCGAGTCCGCGTTGGGCGAGCACCACGGCGCGCTCGTGGCACTCGATCCGTCCGATGGCGCGATCCTCGCGATGGCCAGCCGGCCGGCTTACGACCCCGGCTCGTTCGTGCCCGCGATTTCCGAGGCCGATTGGGAGCGGCTGCAACAGGATCCGGCGCGGCCGCTGTTCAACCGCGCGGTCGCCGCTGCCTACGCGCCCGGCAGCACGTTCAAACCCATCGTCGCGATCGCAGCACTGCAACACGGACGGATCTCCCCCGCCACCGTCTTCCGTTGTTCCGGTGCGCTCACGCTCGGCAATGCGCGGTTCCGTTGTTGGGACACGCTCGGCCATGGCGCGCTGGACCTCGCCGGAGCGATCCGCTACTCCTGCAACGTCTATTTCTTTCACGCGGGCCTCGCGACTGGGCCGGATGCGATCGCCACCACCGCCCGGGCTGTCGGTCTCGGTCGGCCCACGGAGGTGGACCTCGATCAGGAGGCGGCAGGCCTGGTTCCGGATCCAGCCTGGAAGCGCCGCGCCTGGCGTGACGCCTGGCGTGACGGCGATACCTGCAACCTTTCCATCGGACAGGGGCCGATCACCGCAACGCCGCTGCAGATGGCGGTCGTTGCGGCTGCGCTCGCGAACGGTGGTCATCGGGTGACGCCGCATCTGCTGCTCGCGGTGCGACCGGCCGGCACCGACGAGTTCCAGCCCTCGCCGGTGCGCCCGCGGCAATCGCTGGGCTGGCCGGCGGGCGCGCTGGAGGCGGTGCGGCGCGGCATGCGCGACGTGGTGATGGCGGAGGATGGAACCGGTCGCCGCATGCGCGTCGCGGGCATGGAGCTGGCGGGAAAAACGGGCACCGCGGAGTACGGTCCCAAACGCGAGGGTCGTAAGCGCGGGTGGATGATTGCGTTCGGGCCGCTGCCCCGGCCGTCCCTGGCGGTGGCGATGGTGGTGGAGGACGCCGTCAGTGGCGGCACGACGGTGGCCCCGCGTCTGCAGCAGTTCTTTGCCGCGGCGCTCGCGCGTTCGGCGCCCCCAAACCGGAACGGAGGGCCGCAGTGAGATCGCTGCCGCTCCAACGCGCCCTTCGCCGTTGCGATCCGCTGCTGGCCGGCGCCGCACTCGGCCTGGTCGTGATGGGGGTGCTGTTCATCTACAGCGCCGGTCGGCAAAGCCCCACGCTCGCGCTGCTGTGGCGACGCCAGCTAGGTTGGGCGGTGGCGGCGATGGCGGCGTTCGTCGCGGTGCTCTCCGCCGGCTACCGGCGGATCCTCGCCTCCGCAACGGCGCTCTACGCTATCGCGGTCGCCGTGCTGGTGCTGACGTTGCTGTTCGGCGTCAAAATCAACGGCGCCCGGTGCTGGCTCAACCTGTTCGGCGTGCAGCTGCAGCCCTCCGAGTTCGCGAAGATCGCAACGATTCTGCTCACCGCCCGGATGCTGGCGCGGCCCGACCTGCGCGCGGACCGCTGGTCTTCACTGCTGCAGGTCGGCGCGGTCGCCGGGCTGCCGTTCGCGCTGATCGTCCTGCAACCAGACCTCGGAACCGCCGCGGTGTTGCTGCCGGTCACGCTCGCGATGCTACTGGTCGCCGGCATGCGCGCCCGCCAGCTGGCCGTTCTCACCGCGCTGGGACTGCTGACACTGCCCGCCGCATGGTTCGTGCTCGACGAGTACCAGCGCGAGCGCATCCGCGTGTTCCTGGATCCCTGGCGCGACCCGCTCGGTTCCGGCTGGAACAAGATCCAGTCCGAGCTCGCGATCGGCTCCGGCGGTCTCTGGGGCAAGGGGTGGCTGGCGGGC
Above is a genomic segment from Kiritimatiellia bacterium containing:
- a CDS encoding rod shape-determining protein; its protein translation is MLSRILGLFSSDIGIDLGTANTLVFVKDRGIVLREPSVVAIQAGTNRVLAVGDEAKRMLGRTPGSIVAIRPLKAGVIADFEITEAMLRYFIRKVHGRRKWVRPRVIVAVPSGITEVEKRAVKDSATHAGAREVYLIEEPMAAAIGVGLPVQEPAGNMIVDIGGGTTEVALISLAGIVFSRSVRVGGDEMDEAIVQYMKRVYNLMIGERTAEEIKIRIGSAYALEEEMTMEVKGRDLIAGLPKTLTITSQEIREALQEPVTTIVEAVRTALERCPPELAADLVDRGIVLAGGGSLLRGIDKLIAEQTGLPVHRADDPMSAVAEGTGVVLNELNILRKVARSEAV
- the mreC gene encoding rod shape-determining protein MreC, which codes for MVRRGGFLIWIVLLAALLAIVNLPMPAARAVKAGVREFLAPLHALIARTSVHLRESLSAIRGIGGLAAENRALQEEMLRLRLEMRALQAAAAENAELRELVGFRQRAGHRLVAAEVIARESSGWWQSLRLDRGRRDGLRPDLPVVTPDGIVGRILDVSDHTADVLLISDPSCRVSVRLPRTDSHGVLRGTGMRWDGQIVCRVDFLHPRHTIRPGDEVVTSGLGGVFPPNLPVGTVLSAQRDASGLYRQAEVLPRADLGRIRRAFVLTDGSSPPAKEGRHP
- the mreD gene encoding rod shape-determining protein MreD, which produces MSTAGALLLLFAGGVLQAVMPAPAMAGQTPIPLLVALVVHYALTRRRPFALAVAVAAGLVQDALGLVPLGVSSAAFAVVALLAGRYREEVFEFRTATHVAIGAIAAPAATLLTALLLAALGQLSVGSLQVLLKLAGAAVLGAFVTPVVAESAARFERHIGASPEGRR
- a CDS encoding ABC transporter ATP-binding protein, with the protein product MSAAVLRCAGVAKSFGAGEHRVTVLHDLSFEVHRGEMVAIAGPSGAGKTTLLHLAALLDVPDRGDIEIEGRPTRHCAERERAALRAGRIGIIFQRFHLLPHRSALENVVFRFRYTATPLSEARRRAAELLERIGLAPSARTPARLLSGGEMQRVAIARALVLRPALLLADEPTGNLDPGAAARVIALLDEARRDGAAVLLATHNPGWLPRCDRVIRLPESAAPDRAPT
- a CDS encoding ABC transporter permease; this translates as MSALVRYLVDLFDGLRSRPARALGEVVGLAVGWMSVTVSLSIGMELRTLTRRLEHEFGLDVAALLLGGGAQADRALLEQFRAACRDAVWAGLAVRPAEVDSSASPGAPAIVLADEEFFRLGACVMREGRAFDAADLAARQPVAVLTEGASAALGWRVREGRPLRDGRLWTAAGIVAADTGPAAAVLPPAAVLLPWTSWAEPEEAQRVDRVVVRAPDAGRLACAIARATQLLDEPDRAGWPRLWITADLLRERVARWQRAAALASAALGALALLLGAIAMAGRLGSEVRHRTPEIGVRRAIGAMPAHIAALFIGEAVALNLLAAVVGGLLAMGIAAAAGAAGIRLPPPGAAAIALVGGLSLPTAAVVAWLPARRAARIPPAEALREE